The following coding sequences are from one Bradyrhizobium sp. 200 window:
- a CDS encoding Fic family protein, with protein sequence MEPLLPDDRQELEDLATDLVAKANTLAARLHPVMRASVGNLVRSMNCYYSNLLEGHNTLPIDIDRALNNDLSKEPERRNLQLEARAHIEVQRMIDRGEAPSPALSVDFIIWTHRNFCERLPEELLVVDHPTTKEKIKIVPGELRKDHVKVGLHIPPPPEDLPAFLKRFAEGYSSSHLSKLRKIIGVAASHHRLAWIHPFLDGNGRVTRLFSHALLRELDVGSELWAVSRGLARRVGDYKANLQAADEPRRGDLDGRGNLTMARLIEFCRFFLTTCVDQIDFMAALLEPEELLRRMEIWAEEETRAKRLPKGSWPLLRESVMAGEYARGSAPALTGYEERQARTVLNTLIEKGYLVSPTTRSPVKLGFPTAVVDRWFPRLYQPAS encoded by the coding sequence ATGGAACCTCTCCTGCCCGATGATCGGCAGGAACTCGAAGACTTGGCGACTGACCTAGTGGCCAAGGCCAACACGCTGGCCGCGCGCTTACACCCGGTCATGCGGGCGTCAGTGGGCAACCTCGTGCGTTCGATGAACTGTTACTACTCAAACCTTCTTGAAGGCCATAACACCCTGCCGATCGACATTGATCGTGCACTCAATAATGATCTTTCTAAAGAGCCGGAGCGCCGCAATCTTCAATTAGAGGCGCGCGCGCACATTGAAGTCCAGCGGATGATTGATCGCGGTGAGGCACCCTCGCCTGCATTATCGGTCGACTTCATTATCTGGACACACCGAAATTTCTGCGAACGCCTTCCAGAAGAGTTGCTTGTCGTCGACCACCCCACAACCAAAGAGAAGATCAAGATTGTCCCGGGCGAACTTCGAAAGGACCACGTCAAAGTCGGGTTGCATATTCCGCCACCACCGGAAGACCTCCCCGCATTCCTTAAGCGGTTCGCCGAGGGCTACTCTTCTTCCCACCTTTCGAAACTACGAAAAATTATCGGCGTTGCCGCGTCCCACCATCGGCTAGCCTGGATACACCCGTTTCTTGACGGCAACGGCCGTGTGACCCGGTTATTCTCGCACGCCCTCTTGCGGGAGTTGGATGTAGGCTCCGAACTTTGGGCCGTTTCGCGGGGACTTGCCCGTCGAGTCGGCGATTACAAAGCCAACCTGCAGGCGGCAGACGAACCACGTCGCGGCGACCTTGATGGTCGGGGCAACCTTACGATGGCCCGGCTTATCGAATTCTGTAGGTTCTTCCTCACCACGTGTGTAGATCAGATCGACTTCATGGCCGCGCTCCTGGAGCCAGAAGAACTGCTGAGGCGCATGGAGATTTGGGCCGAAGAGGAAACTCGTGCAAAACGGCTCCCAAAAGGTTCGTGGCCTTTGCTGCGCGAATCGGTCATGGCTGGCGAGTACGCGCGTGGTAGTGCGCCTGCCCTCACGGGGTACGAAGAGCGCCAGGCGCGAACAGTCCTCAACACGCTTATTGAAAAGGGCTACCTGGTTTCGCCAACCACACGCTCGCCAGTGAAGCTCGGATTTCCGACAGCCGTGGTCGATCGGTGGTTTCCAAGGTTGTACCAACCTGCAAGTTGA
- a CDS encoding helix-turn-helix transcriptional regulator has protein sequence MTLVRTPEALKHARATLGLSADALARIVRVEDGRTVRRWEAGEREIPGPVIVILETAIGYLDNIKLIDIQLEMLRLGKMRSGETTRAGRVDQTNADIERLTASRKSLIEALEILTRQPAADGSDRVHWYTLQRATPLFDPSQKDEWTIPGEVSPEAALAYFAKHEGFSEGLEIADDEGPLMEFVLEKREVLRRQIGASQRLGAGRLVDTYLVRRRSK, from the coding sequence ATGACCCTCGTCAGAACGCCCGAAGCTTTGAAGCATGCGCGCGCGACGCTTGGACTAAGCGCAGACGCCTTGGCCAGAATCGTCCGGGTCGAAGATGGGCGTACCGTACGCAGATGGGAAGCCGGCGAACGCGAAATCCCAGGCCCTGTGATCGTTATTCTGGAGACGGCAATAGGCTATCTCGATAATATCAAGTTGATCGACATACAGCTGGAAATGCTGCGCTTGGGCAAAATGCGCAGCGGTGAAACGACGCGTGCCGGAAGGGTCGACCAGACCAATGCTGACATTGAGCGCCTCACAGCCTCACGAAAGAGCCTTATCGAAGCCTTGGAAATACTCACCCGGCAGCCCGCCGCCGATGGCTCGGACCGAGTTCATTGGTACACCCTGCAACGGGCAACGCCTCTATTTGACCCGTCACAGAAAGACGAATGGACCATCCCCGGCGAAGTAAGCCCCGAGGCCGCGCTAGCCTATTTTGCCAAGCACGAGGGCTTCAGCGAAGGACTTGAAATCGCCGATGATGAAGGTCCTCTTATGGAGTTCGTTCTAGAAAAGCGTGAGGTGCTGCGCCGGCAAATTGGCGCATCGCAGAGGCTAGGCGCAGGAAGGCTCGTCGATACCTATCTCGTCCGGCGCCGGTCGAAATAG
- a CDS encoding ImmA/IrrE family metallo-endopeptidase produces MDHWARSGGSKPAARATDRTQFGCRRLQSGARLEYSVAVQRSLPNEPKLFALTHELKHHYVDQEQIANGVVHCGDYNRNEPIEIGAEVFAAEFIYPEHEFAELVKASGVASWRPEDVVILKRRTPAKISYMFVQKRLERLGVVERGAFVSVRFKKLEEQMFGVPGWKARMMRRRAMGY; encoded by the coding sequence ATCGACCATTGGGCAAGATCAGGCGGGTCCAAACCAGCAGCACGCGCGACTGACCGAACGCAATTTGGCTGTCGTAGACTCCAATCAGGCGCGCGCCTTGAGTACTCGGTCGCCGTCCAGCGCTCATTACCTAATGAACCTAAGCTTTTCGCGCTCACCCACGAGCTGAAGCACCACTACGTCGATCAGGAGCAAATCGCGAATGGCGTAGTGCATTGCGGCGACTACAACCGGAATGAACCTATCGAAATAGGTGCCGAAGTTTTTGCTGCTGAATTCATCTACCCTGAACACGAGTTTGCTGAGTTGGTAAAAGCGAGCGGGGTCGCGAGCTGGCGTCCTGAAGACGTCGTCATACTCAAGCGTAGAACGCCGGCAAAGATTAGCTACATGTTCGTTCAAAAGCGGCTTGAAAGGTTGGGCGTCGTAGAGCGCGGCGCATTTGTGTCGGTTCGATTCAAAAAACTCGAAGAGCAAATGTTTGGCGTGCCGGGCTGGAAGGCTCGGATGATGCGTAGAAGGGCGATGGGATACTGA
- a CDS encoding adenylate/guanylate cyclase domain-containing protein: MNPRLRWQVKSAASVIGISTLVGAGVALAQRDATSELVFISALHGFVLSVLLTALEIYLARGPLRQRIGRLSFGVGLMLRSLVYVLVIVAVHAMIHYVRLRYGGTPFADHSFTDAILTITIAAIAINFVIQIANLIGPRTLINFFTGRYHRPREENRFVLFVDIAGSTGLAERLGGIGIHRFLDRTFRLLSGTAIDYRGEILGYVGDELIVTWPEKEGAVDARPLRCFLAMREALEHAAQRLLREFGAAPKIRGSLNFGPVIVGEIGDFKRAIVFNGDTMNAAARLEEFSRTVDGGFLAARAAIERFDTAAPIRLRDLGAMPIRGRAHAIAVMGLEEPEIKARLSGSG, encoded by the coding sequence ATGAACCCGCGCCTGCGATGGCAGGTTAAGAGCGCCGCGAGCGTTATCGGCATCAGCACCCTCGTCGGCGCCGGTGTTGCTCTCGCGCAGAGGGATGCCACGTCCGAATTGGTTTTCATATCGGCGCTGCACGGCTTTGTGCTGAGCGTGCTGTTGACCGCGCTCGAAATCTATCTGGCGCGGGGACCGTTACGCCAACGGATCGGCCGGCTGTCCTTCGGTGTCGGGCTGATGTTGCGCAGCCTGGTCTATGTGCTGGTGATCGTGGCTGTGCACGCCATGATCCACTACGTTCGCCTGCGCTACGGCGGCACGCCGTTTGCGGACCACTCATTCACGGATGCGATTCTTACGATCACGATCGCAGCGATCGCGATCAATTTCGTCATCCAGATCGCGAACCTTATAGGTCCGCGGACGCTGATCAATTTCTTCACCGGGCGCTACCATCGGCCGCGGGAAGAGAATCGCTTCGTGCTGTTCGTCGATATCGCCGGATCGACCGGCCTCGCCGAACGGCTGGGCGGCATCGGCATCCATCGTTTCCTGGACCGTACCTTTCGCCTGCTGAGCGGTACGGCGATCGATTATCGCGGCGAGATCCTCGGCTACGTCGGCGATGAATTGATCGTGACGTGGCCCGAGAAGGAGGGGGCGGTGGATGCGCGGCCGCTACGTTGCTTCCTGGCCATGCGTGAGGCGCTGGAGCACGCCGCGCAGCGCCTGCTGCGCGAGTTCGGTGCCGCGCCGAAAATCCGCGGCAGCCTTAATTTCGGTCCGGTGATTGTTGGCGAGATCGGCGACTTCAAGCGCGCCATCGTCTTCAACGGCGACACCATGAACGCCGCGGCGCGGCTGGAGGAATTCAGTCGCACGGTGGATGGCGGCTTCCTCGCCGCGCGTGCAGCTATCGAGCGCTTCGATACGGCGGCGCCGATCCGTTTGCGCGATCTCGGTGCCATGCCGATCCGTGGCCGTGCCCACGCGATCGCCGTCATGGGACTTGAGGAGCCTGAGATAAAGGCGCGGCTTTCCGGCAGTGGCTAG